From Odontesthes bonariensis isolate fOdoBon6 chromosome 21, fOdoBon6.hap1, whole genome shotgun sequence, a single genomic window includes:
- the tmem220 gene encoding transmembrane protein 220, giving the protein MGEVCDEKNPKPWLHVAWQSCNVLMSLFFALATYVQINDPDAGLWMVGYGVPAVLCALIGFNPHVTETLPWRRVADLHLMISTAVISMLGWKLYKEGITHIFQQEEGREFSGLMLTAVWLLLCRHSGRAPVGMLRVSTAVAITAFPFVSWLYYYINKELRSNWPSHCKTAI; this is encoded by the exons ATGGGAGAAGTTTGTGACGAGAAGAACCCGAAGCCATGGCTTCATGTGGCCTGGCAAAGCTGCAACGTCTTGATGTCTCTGTTCTTTGCTCTCGCTACATATGTGCAG ATCAATGATCCAGACGCAGGATTATGGATG GTGGGTTATGGTGTCCCCGCAGTCCTGTGTGCATTAATTGGCTTTAATCCTCATGTAACAG AAACGTTGCCCTGGAGGCGTGTGGCTGATCTTCACCTCATGATCTCCACTGCAGTGATATCCATGCTGGGATGGAAGCTCTACAAAGAGGGCATCACGCACATCTTCCAGCAGGAGGAGGGCAG aGAATTTTCTGGTCTCATGTTGACGGCTGTTTGGCTTCTGCTTTGTCGCCACTCTGGAAG AGCTCCTGTCGGGATGCTGCGAGTCTCCACAGCTGTTGCCATCACAGCGTTCCCCTTTGTGTCCTGGCTTTACTATTACATCAACAAAGAGCTGAGATCAAACTGGCCTTCACACTGCAAAACTGCTATTTAA
- the sco1 gene encoding protein SCO1 homolog, mitochondrial, whose amino-acid sequence MALSVLCHGLGCRWLNGKVLRNQGVRLAHSLTQRETGLKHTLSPRGVRCYPLNVSQWHTCRSTQWLSQHHSRAFSSLPPPPSGEKPKKSGPVTWKSLAITFAMGGALLGGMKYFKKEKEELLEKERNKSIGKPALGGPFSLIDHNNKPTKSEDFFGQWILIYFGFTHCPDICPDEIEKMIEVVDEIDKIKSLPNLTPILITIDPDRDTAEAMATYVKEFSPKLIGLTGTTAQVDEISRAYRVYYSQGPKDEDNDYIVDHTIIMYLVGPDGEFVEYFGQNKRSTEITTSIAAHMRKYKK is encoded by the exons ATGGCCCTGAGCGTCTTGTGTCACGGCTTGGGCTGCCGGTGGTTGAACGGTAAAGTACTACGGAACCAGGGCGTCAGACTCGCACACAGTCTTACCCAGAGGGAGACTGGACTGAAACACACGTTGTCACCACGGGGAGTTCGCTGCTACCCG CTGAATGTGAGCCAGTGGCACACCTGCAGAAGCACACAATGGCTGAGTCAACACCACTCCAGAGCCTTTTCCTCATTGCCTCCACCACCATCAGGAGAGAAGCCCAAGAAGTCTGGA CCCGTGACGTGGAAATCTTTAGCAATAACGTTTGCTATGGGCGGTGCTCTGCTGGGAGGGATGAAATATttcaagaaagaaaaggaagaat TATTGGAAAAAGAGAGGAACAAGTCGATTGGGAAGCCGGCACTCGGCGGGCCCTTTTCGCTCATTGATCACAACAACAAACCCACCAAGAGCGAGGACTTCTTCGGCCAGTGGATCCTCATCTACTTCGGCTTCACGCACTGCCCCGACATCTGCCCGGACGAAATAGAGAAAATGATTGAAGTGGTTGATGAAATCG ACAAAATCAAGTCTCTTCCAAACCTGACGCCCATCCTCATCACCATCGATCCCGACAGAGACACAGCAGAGGCCATGGCTACATATGTCAAAG AGTTTTCCCCGAAGCTGATCGGTCTGACGGGAACAACGGCTCAGGTTGATGAGATCTCCAGAGCCTACAGAGTTTACTACAGTCAGGGGCCAAAGGACGAAGACAACGACTACATC GTGGATCACACAATCATCATGTACCTCGTCGGACCCGACGGGGAGTTTGTGGAGTACTTTGGACAGAACAAAAGAAGCACGGAGATCACCACCTCCATAGCGGCACACATGAGGAAGTATAAGAAGTGA